In Nisaea acidiphila, the DNA window GGGCGCTGATGGTCTACGCACTATGGGCCACGTTGTTCACGGTCGGGGGCACGGGTATGGTGCTCGACGTTGTCGGCGAACACGGCTTGCTCGGCGAGGCTGCGGAAGAAATTCATGAAGTCGCGGCGACGCTGCTCGTCGTTCTGGCGGCTTTCCATGTCGGCGGGGTGGTTCTCGAGTCGCGCCTCACCGGGACAAATCTGGTACGCCGAATGACGTGGCATCCTCGCGGCAGGCCGGGGGATGGCTGAAAGGGGAGCTTGTGAAAGATCGGGAAAAGGGCGGCGGCCCGCTCGGCGGGACATACGGCCTGGCAGCGCTTATCGTCATGCAGTCGCTTTGCGCGGTTTTTTTCATTGCCGACGCGGTCGAGGATATCCGCACGGAGCCGCTCAATTGGCATGACGGGTTCGAGGCGGTCGTCGCATTGGCGCTGATCATTGGCGTGGTGTTCGGAGCCAGGGAAATGCGCCGGGTTCTCGATCGAGCGGGCCGGGCCGAGGCTGCCGTGTCGGCCGCGTCCGGGGCGCTCGGCGAGATGATTGCCGGCCATTTCGATCGGTGGCAGCTGACGGACGCGGAGCGGGATGTGGCTCTGTTGGCGATCAAGGGTTTCGAGATATCCGAGATTGCGGGCCTCCGGAACACTGCGCCGAGCACCGTGCGAGCGCAATTGACCCGGGTCTATGCCAAGGCCGGGGTCGCAGGACGCTCCCAGCTGGTCAGCCTTTTCATCGACGATCTGCTCGGCGGGCCGCTCGCCGGTCTGGACATGCCGGAAGCGGAACGGTTGGACAGAAATGCTAGCTGAGGTCGGCGACGGTTGCCCCGGCAGCATCCCGCAAGGCCAGGGGCTCCGTTTCGAACACCGCGTTCGGCGCCCCCGCCGCGGCCCAGACGGTTTCGAAACCGAGCAGGGCTTCGTCCATCCAGGTCTCGACCGGAACCAGGTGGCCGATCGGTGCGACGCCGCCGATGGCGAAGCCTGTGACCTCGCGGACTTCCTTCGGGTCTGCCCGCTCCAACGGTTCGCCGGCTAGCGCGGTGGCCTTTGCGAGATCGACCTGATTGCTGCCGGAGACCAGGAGCAGTTTCAGTGCGCCGCTTTCCGCGCCTTTGAATATCAGCGATTTCACGATCTGT includes these proteins:
- a CDS encoding helix-turn-helix transcriptional regulator, with translation MKDREKGGGPLGGTYGLAALIVMQSLCAVFFIADAVEDIRTEPLNWHDGFEAVVALALIIGVVFGAREMRRVLDRAGRAEAAVSAASGALGEMIAGHFDRWQLTDAERDVALLAIKGFEISEIAGLRNTAPSTVRAQLTRVYAKAGVAGRSQLVSLFIDDLLGGPLAGLDMPEAERLDRNAS
- a CDS encoding YbaK/EbsC family protein; this encodes MSKSVNRVKAAAEAAGLATEILRMPDSTRTAEEAAAACGCEVAQIVKSLIFKGAESGALKLLLVSGSNQVDLAKATALAGEPLERADPKEVREVTGFAIGGVAPIGHLVPVETWMDEALLGFETVWAAAGAPNAVFETEPLALRDAAGATVADLS